A stretch of Bos indicus isolate NIAB-ARS_2022 breed Sahiwal x Tharparkar chromosome 24, NIAB-ARS_B.indTharparkar_mat_pri_1.0, whole genome shotgun sequence DNA encodes these proteins:
- the INO80C gene encoding INO80 complex subunit C isoform X2, with protein MDGVTENKMVPSDFSTGPMEKAAKPLPFKDPNFVHSGHGGAVAGKKNRTWKNLKQILASERALPWQLNDPNYFSIDAPPSFKPAKKYSDVSGLLANYTDPQSKLRFSTIEEFSYIRRLPSDVVTGYLALRKATSIVP; from the exons ATGGATGGTGTGACTGAGAATAAGATGGTGCCCTCTGATTTTAGCACAGGACCCATGGAGAAAGCTGCCAAACCATTGCCATTTAAGGATCCCAACTTTGTG CATTCTGGccatggtggtgcagtggctggcAAGAAGAACAGAACCTGGAAGAACCTGAAACAGATCCTGGCTTCTGAAAGGGCATTGCCATGGCAACTGAATGATCCCAACT acttcAGTATTGATGCTCCTCCATCCTTTAAACCAGCTAAGAAGTATTCTGATGTTTCAGGTCTTCTT GCCAACTACACGGACCCGCAGAGCAAGCTGCGCTTCAGCACCATCGAAGAGTTCTCCTACATTCGACGGCTGCCGTCCGACGTGGTCACGGGCTACCTGGCCCTGAGGAAAGCCACAAGCATCGTTCCCTGA